In Lepus europaeus isolate LE1 chromosome 9, mLepTim1.pri, whole genome shotgun sequence, the following are encoded in one genomic region:
- the LOC133767223 gene encoding zinc finger protein 396-like, which translates to MSAKFRESSVLPPQTSEEPDGILVVKMEEEERTCDPDSSLLCGRGYSPDTFRQQFRQFGYQDSPGPREALSRLRELCCQWLRPEVHTKEQILELLVLEQFLAILPEELQAWVQEHQPANGEEVVTVLEDVEREFDRQADQVFLVGQRTDLIAEKLVPWEIPQELPSSKLKPVKQQLQWASGELHSLRQNDEDTKTINVKTASRQKTPSGIELYCDVSNALHVNASKSFTCGETCEQNGRFERRQGNPSRKKQHKCDECGKVFSQSSALILHQRIHSGEKPYACDECEKAFSRSAILIQHRRTHTGEKPFKCHECGKAFSQSSNLFRHRKRHTREKVSSIS; encoded by the exons ATGTCTGCAAAATTCAGAGAGTCATCAGTGCTCCCTCCACAAACATCAGAAGAGCCTGATGGGATTCTGGTGGTgaaaatggaagaggaagagcGGACCTGTGATCCGGACTCTAGTCTTCTCTGTGGCCGCGGCTACAGCCCAGATACCTTCCGCCAGCAGTTCAGGCAGTTCGGCTACCAGGATTCACCTGGCCCCCGGGAGGCTCTGAGCAGGCTCCGGGAGCTTTGCTGTCAGTGGCTGAGGCCAGAGGTGCACACCAAGGAGCAGATCCTGGAGCTGCTGGTGCTGGAGCAGTTCCTGGCCATCCTGCCTGAGGAGCTGCAGGCCTGGGTGCAAGAGCATCAGCCAGCCAATGGAGAGGAGGTCGTGACTGTGCTGGAGGATGTGGAGAGAGAGTTTGACAGGCAGGCTGACCAG GTCTTCCTTGTTGGACAAAGGACGGACTTGATTGCCGAGAAGCTAGTGCCTTGGGAAATCCCTCAGGAGTTACCAAGTAGCAAGCTCAAGCCTGTGAAGCAGCAGCTGCAGTGGGCATCCGGGGAACTGCATTCCTTAAGACAAAATG atGAAGACACCAAAACTATAAATGTGAAAACGGCTTCCAGGCAAAAGACTCCTTCAGGCATAGAACTGTACTGTGATGTTTCTAACGCCCTTCATGTGAATGCCTCCAAGAGTTTTACATGTGGAGAAACCTGTGAACAAAATGGCAGATTTGAAAGAAGACAAGGAAACCCCTCTCGAAAAAAGCAACACAAGTGTGATGAATGTGGGAAAGTCTTCAGTCAGAGCTCAGCCCTTATTTTACATCAGAGAATCCACAGTGGAGAGAAGCCTTATGCATGTGATGAGTGTGAAAAAGCTTTCAGCCGAAGTGCAATTCTGATTCAGCATCGGAGAACTCACACTGGGGAAAAACCCTTCAAGTGTCATGAATGTGGCAAAGCCTTCAGTCAGAGCTCAAATCTTTTCAGACACAGGAAACGACACACTAGAGAAAAAGTCTCATCAATATCATGA